A stretch of Geotrypetes seraphini chromosome 2, aGeoSer1.1, whole genome shotgun sequence DNA encodes these proteins:
- the NOP10 gene encoding H/ACA ribonucleoprotein complex subunit 3 has translation MYLQYYLNEQGDRVYTLKKVDPNGQPTCSAHPARFSPDDKFSRHRIALKKRFGLLLTQQPKPIL, from the exons ATGTACCTACAGTATTATCTGAATGAGCAGGGGGATCGAGTGTATACCCTAAAG AAAGTGGACCCTAATGGGCAGCCCACCTGCTCGGCCCATCCAGCGCGCTTCTCCCCAGATGACAAGTTCTCTCGCCACCGCATCGCCCTCAAGAAGCGCTTTGGCTTGCTGCTGACCCAACAGCCTAAGCCCATCCTGTGA